AATAATTATAGGTGGAGGACATAACGGATTAGTAGCCTCAATTTACCTAGCAATGAAGGGTTTAAAAACCCTAGTAGTAGAGGAGAGAAAAAAGTTAGGAGGTATGGCTGACACTGCTGAATATAAGGGGGTTAAATACTCAAGGGCTTCTTATGTGTTAGGATTATTTCCCAGAAGAATACAAGATGAAATAGAGGTTGAATTTCCAGTAATAGAGTCTGATTATATAGAGGTATTTGTAACAGAGAGCAAGAAAGTTGTTAAAGTGTGGCGAGATAGGGATAAGAGAATTCAAGAATTTGAGAAATTAGGAGAGAAAAAATATTCTAAACTAGACGAGTTTATACTTTCTTCAAGGAAATTACTAGAGGAAAAGTTTACTTACGTTATAACACCCCCGTCTATTGAGGAAATAAAACAAAGTAATGAGCTGCTTTTAGAGAAAACTGAGACAATATTAAGGGAGTACTTAGATAATTATGAGGAATTATACCCAATATTTTCTTACGATTTTATGCTATCTCAACCCTCATATCTATTCGTATATTTCTTCTCTACTGATTGGAAAATATTGAAGGGAGGAATGGGAACTGTAGGAGAAGTCTTATCTAAAAGGGCTAAAGAATTGGGTGTTGATATAATTACTGGAAGTAAAGTTTCTGAAATTACGATAAAAAATGGTGAAGTAAGGGGCGTAATTCTACAAGGAGGTGAGAGAATAGAAAGTAAAAGCGTTTTGTTTACCGGGAATCCTCTATTATTAGAGAATTTGACTAATGGGGAAGTTAAAGTTGACGTTCATAGCCCTCCGGCTGGATACGGCAGATATAATATAATACTCAAGGATATGGTTAAAATTAACGATCCTTTAAAAATTGACTATTTTAAAGGATTGATAGTACTACCTCAAGGTGAGATAACGATACCTAGTGTTGTTGATGAAACGTTAAATGGTCATGTAATTACAGTAATGGGTACAATGGAAGGTCTAGAGGAGTTCTTCCCAGATATTAAGGAAAAAACTGAGTACGTGGATAAGGTTAACTGGAGAGTAGTAGAGAAAGAATATGATAATCCGTACGGAAATCCAAATCACCTTCCAATGTACTCATCTTATTTGTTCGATAATAGACCTAAAAAGGGCTGGGGTTATAGAACTCCTATTAAGGGACTTTATATAGGTGGTTCTGGGGCTTACCCTGGTGGTCAAGTTACTGGAATTCCAGGTAGAAATGCCGCCATGACGATAATTTACGACATGACGAAAAACAATAAATATTAAAGGTTAATAGTAGTATGAGATGAAGCCTTATATCATTTTATTTTTAATTTTATTAAGTATATTATTTAGTACTGTAGCGATCAGTGAGTCGTCTAATGTTTTAAGTTTCTTACCCATAGGTACTAGTATAAATTATAGTATATATGAAACCTCATCTAGATTAGGGTCATACATAACTTTTAATATAAGCTTTAACTTAAACTGGAATGGCTCCGCATTTATTGTTAATGGAAAGGTAATAGTACATCAGATCCCCGCTATAAACTCTAACGGAACTATAATAGAGAACGCGCATGGGTCATATCCTTATCCTTTAAGCATGTGGTCTTATATAACTTCCGCAGGTACACCAAACGGTTTCTTTGGAACGAACATAAGGTTTACCAGTTATAACGGAATTCCCGCAGTGGAATTCACTAACTATAGTAACTATACTTATTTTTCATTACAGTATTTAATACCGTTAAGAGCGTACTTTAGCGTAAATTTAAACCCAGCGTTAAACACCACGTTTAGTGCCTTAATTAACATGAACTCAGCAGATTTGAGTTTTTACACTGGAAGTTATAAATGGTACAATGTCTCCTTCAATTACATTTATGACGGATCGCCGGTTACCTTATGCTTATTAATAGCTTCTAAAAGTGCATCTATTAATCTCTATAACTATTCCGGAAAATTGAGTGTAAATATAGATGGTAATCAGTTCATTAGTGTATTAGTTCCTATAACTTCATTTAATGACTTGCTAGGTATTGGTAAGTTCATTTATAATGATTCTACATATTATTTAGCCCTATCTCAGACAGGGGAAACTGCTTATTTCAACACTTCAGTTCCGATAATAGCAAGTTACATTCCCGGTACTAATTATTATATAATCTCCGTACCCTATTCGGGCAACTTAACTTTAATATTTAATAATAATTACACTCAAAATTATCACAATACCACTATAATCCCTAGATGGACGGAGAAAAGTTATGACGTAAGTAATAGTCCAAGCATGTTATATATAATAACTGTTACTATAATAATTGCAGTAGTAAGTTATGTGACGTTTAGGTTAAGAAAGAAGTAACTTGGGTATATCATAAGGAGTGTTGGCTACTGGAATTCCAGCTTCCTTAAATGCCCTTATTTTACTTTCGAAAGTACCCATTCCCATATATACTACAGCTCCTGCGTGACCCATTCTCTTTTCCTTAGGTGCTGTCATTCCTGCTATATATGCTACTACTTTCTTCTTTATCTCTCCTCTTTTATAAGCCTCTGCAAGCCTTTCCTCCATCGTACCTCCTATTTCGCCTATTACTACAATCTTATCCGTATTTGGGTCCTCATCGAACATCTTAACGACCTCCAATATACTAGTGCCTATTATTG
The genomic region above belongs to Saccharolobus caldissimus and contains:
- a CDS encoding phytoene desaturase family protein yields the protein MKTYDVIIIGGGHNGLVASIYLAMKGLKTLVVEERKKLGGMADTAEYKGVKYSRASYVLGLFPRRIQDEIEVEFPVIESDYIEVFVTESKKVVKVWRDRDKRIQEFEKLGEKKYSKLDEFILSSRKLLEEKFTYVITPPSIEEIKQSNELLLEKTETILREYLDNYEELYPIFSYDFMLSQPSYLFVYFFSTDWKILKGGMGTVGEVLSKRAKELGVDIITGSKVSEITIKNGEVRGVILQGGERIESKSVLFTGNPLLLENLTNGEVKVDVHSPPAGYGRYNIILKDMVKINDPLKIDYFKGLIVLPQGEITIPSVVDETLNGHVITVMGTMEGLEEFFPDIKEKTEYVDKVNWRVVEKEYDNPYGNPNHLPMYSSYLFDNRPKKGWGYRTPIKGLYIGGSGAYPGGQVTGIPGRNAAMTIIYDMTKNNKY